Genomic DNA from Magnolia sinica isolate HGM2019 chromosome 4, MsV1, whole genome shotgun sequence:
acagtggatttgaaacccctcttTGAGGTGATTTGAAAtctttggatttgaaacccccggttactttatggtgccaaacaactaggggatttgaaatccccttaaATCCCCCCAAATCTATGGTGCTAAACGACCAATAATAGTTTCTATGGTGGTCTTAATGGGCAACTAAATTGTTGATCACATACTTTACCttgttgtatatatataattcacATCATACTTTTATGACTGGAATTAGCAAAGGTTTCAATGCTAGGTACTATCCTTCTCGTTGTTTAATATCATTTAGTCCTCTACAATTTtggatctatttttattttaggcTCACCTCCTAacatgatatggtaaaatggatgaatggtgtgaatttctaataaacatcacggtggcttaGTTACATGGTGTTGGGTTCACCCTGCTACCCAGAGAGAGCAAATTTGATTAGGTTTGGGTAACAACATGTTCGGTTAGGCCGtaaccatggcccaccttgatgtatgtgttgtatatcttaGTCGTCTATCCactttgttagctcattttagggcatgagctcaaaaataagccCAAAATTAAAATCTTCTTTATGTCttcaaagttttgggtcaagctaatatttatattttcccttcatcctagtctATTTTACCTTATCAAtaaattagatgacaaataaacattatggtaggcccagccttaggaagtttttaatggtaggtgttcaatcaccattgtttcccacgATATGGTTTACCTGATACTTGGATTTAGTCATTTTTTAGgccaatatcctaaaatgagctagaaaaatagatggatggagtggatatataacacatacatcaaggtgggtcccattgtcacAAAATTACTGAGCTAAGTGTTTCATCATCGAAACATGGAGACTTTCTCAGAGAGTTGTTTCAAAAATATAAATAGACCTTTTGCGAAATATACTTATTTGTTGGATGAATAGAAACTAAAATAAATTACTTAAAGTATAAATAGCTTATAGAAAATAAATTGCCATCCAATGGTCCCCAACTACCCGACGTTTTGTCCTACCTTTCAAATATTATAAATCGCAATTACCTTAACCACGGGTAAATGGATTGGAATTCAAATTCGTAGTTCACACCTGGATACTTTTTAAAATGGCATAGTTCGTTCGGATGGACCCAGTAGTTCGGTTTCTAGTCTGCCACTTTTATGTTCGTGTTCGCCCAACTGGGTGGATTAATTAAGTGGAACTCATATAATGATGCCACCCTCTTCTACCGTACAAGTCACATAGTCACTTATCAGTATCAATCAGGACTGTCCATCTAGCTGGTCTCAAAATTGATGGCCAATCAGGACTGTCCATATAGTCGGTCTCAAAATTGATGGCCCATGTTTTGAGAAGCACACCTTCTGGATTCAGTGGAATTCCTGATCCGTTATCTAGTGGGTCCTTCCTAGGCTTCAGATAGTTAATCAATAGTCTAACTTCAGGTATACATGTGGGCCATGAGATGATCGTATCGACTTGGCTTTCGAGAAGAAGGCATCTACTTGTTGGGTCACAGATCACCTACCGAGCAGCTACAATCTTGCACACCTGTGCCTTGTTTCCACATGCGAGTTGGATGTGTAATCTTGTTGTGCATGAGAAtccttggggcctgtttgggagcgtggatttggaatgcCATAGAGTTGAAATCCTCGTCCTTGGATTCccaatccaaaagtagctatgcacaGTGTATTCaaaaggtttgaatttaattactaaatcaattttaatatctctaattagtgcacatatgtaatgtttgacacaatggttgtaataagctagTTGAAATATATTctttgccaaaaaatgatgatattctaagtcttggatgggccacaagcataagatcacatctgagtgactaatcaatgatttttaaccgttgatttacatggacaatatttagaTGGCGCATATCATTGTAttgaaagtaattatagtgatgcaattgataattttaGTATTTTGGGACATTTTTGTTGgaccatgtgtccaatagatgaatagtctagtgacacacatgttacacacgcAACTCtcaaaaggattttagatgtaatccaagctttcaccttggatttcaaatcccctcttcAAGGGGACTTGAAGTTCCATCGGCTTGAAACTCCGTTGCTCCATGGTGCCAAATatactaggggatttgaaatcccttctACCTCTCCCAAATCCATGGTGGCAAACTACCCTTTAGGCTGGACCTAGTAAGTACACATGGCACAGTGTACCTCACTCAGGTGTACCTCATTCATAACCGTAGAAAATGTTAGATCAAATGGACACTGAAAAACAATTCAAATTGGAAggcaattttttaaattttttttttttttttaaggaaaaagaaaaagaaaaacaagaggtCGCTTGGTAGACTTTGAACGATCAGTTGGTACTGGTTAGTTCAATGGTCACAAATCAACGATCAaatttcaagttttggatcatcctgTCAAATGTAATTTAACTCTGGAATTATATGCCACATGTATATATAATGGCTTAGTGCATGTGTATTGGTCATTATACATTGTTAAGGCATCAAACACCAAAGATGAGGGATTCATTGGttatgatttattattttttaaagctaTGTCCTAGTATCACATTCTCTAACTGTTCAGCTGGAATTAAATGAAGACACTAAGTAGGTAGCAAATTAGGTAAGGCAACGGCCTCACCCAAGCTAGTGTGGCCTTACCATGGGGtataccttgatgtgtgtattttatttcAACTtggtcattcattttttcatattaattTAGAGCATAagtttaaaaatgaagcagatccaattatcaagagGACtatagcataggaaacagtgatgattcaCCATTattaggctacaaaagttttgaaataAGTTGTTATTTTTCTATCCCTTCCTTCAGGTTTCCATGAATTTATAAATAGATTAAATAacaaataaatgaaaacattatagCAAGCCTTAGAAAAGATTTAAAGATAGGCGCTcaccaccattattttttatgttaTGGTCTACTTATAATTTGGAacttctttatatttggattcatgtcttaaaataatgtctaaaaataaataaacaacatacatacattaaggtgagcccaccccaccgtcttgggtgagacccggctgcacctaatccactcccaaagaGCCCACCTTGTAAGTCAGCCTCTGGAAAGCAAATTATCTGAACAATACTAAACCCTGATTTGGgggcacttgtttgttgaaataagactcagaaaaatttcaattttaagaGGCTGATGgccaaataagtgtaatttttcttTCCAAATAGGTGTGTCATCCATCCTGAACCGCCagtgtatcaaagtttttctcttttgaACGACCGTCGCGGAACTTCCCATGGCTATGGGCCCGCCCGACCTAGCATTCCTAGGAACTCTCCGTCACGGGCCCCACGTAGCCTTCGCGGAAACTTCCCATCGCGGTGGTCCCTACCTAGCTACCGGTTGCTGGAAGCTCCTGCAAAGGCCTTCAGACAATCCGCGTCCCCTTTTATCCTGTGAAGGAAGGGTCGAAGAAATACTCTAATCAGTGGTACAGGAGAcggttttaaaaaagaaaaagttctTAATAATGCATCTTGATGTGACGTGGTTAGTAcggtccaacaactcgaataTAAACTAGGTAGACATTACATTCAGCGGCTGTAGGAATACAGTCATTCTTTTAAAGCCAAAGTCTCTCATGTATAGAACATCTGAACCGTGTAATAGGTTGGCCACCCCACGATAATCTATcaagtccactcatcaagtgggacacaacaTACAGACTATCGTATGACTTGATAGGCCTGATTTTAATAATACGCGATGATCAATATTGGCCCAGAGTTTGAACGGAGCGGATATTCTATACATGTGAGATGTTGGCACGAAAGGAATAGATGCACGTGTAAGTTCACGTACGGCTACTGTAAGTGCTCATTGCAAAGCATTTGATCTAACATACGCCGCAGGTGCATCGAACGAAAAAGTAATCTGCGGAAAGTGCTGCGCCCCGCCAGGAGGAGGAATCGCATATCGATGTGAATCCCGGGCACTGATCACGGACGGGGATTGCGTCTGCGCCTGTTGTCTGGACGGGCCGGGTCCagacaggggctctgtggggcccaaagttGTGTTTGAGTTTTATCCATACGGTCtgtccattttaccagatcattttatggcctgTAGTAAGAGATGAGAAAATTCATAGCTCAAccggaccacacagtggggattgaatacccaccattgaaacttcttcTTGGGAGACGTAGAggttctgatcaagctgatattggtgttttcccttcatctaagtacaagtgaccttatgaacaggttggatgacaagtgaacatcacggtgggccctaggaaggttttaaccgtTGGCGTCATTACCActgctgcttcctttggtgtggtcgacttaaaccttggatctgccacattttcgggtacataaaataaaatgatctgaacaaatggatggacagcgtggataaaaccccaACATCAaaatggccccacagagctcctgcCTCGACCGAATACGTCCGGCAGGGCCAGGACGCGATCAGCGTCCACTGATTCCCTACAGGCAAGGCGACGCACCGGAACTTTGTTGTTCCCACGATCTTTCCCTCCTAACATCGTAATTTTATACGAAATCCGTGCCAGTATAACGgtaggcctcatcatgatgtatgtgtttcatccatgccgtccatttatttttataggtcattttatggtatgagacaaaatattagatatattccaatctcaaggggaccacatacaggaaacactgttgaatgaacgtcgaccattaaaaacattttgggaaccataaaagttttggatcaagctgatctttgttttttcccttcatctgagtctgtatgatctgatcaacagatttgatgtcaaataaacagtacagtgggccttaggagcatgttaatggcggatatccaattaatattgttttcctatggtgtggttcacctgatataaatatccctctcttttttaggatcaagccctaaaatgatatgtaaaaatggataaacagaatcgatggaacacatacatcatattagggcccacagagcaccgaccacagccaccgggctggtggcaggggagtagccaatccgtttcttcgTTTGAGACCGTACCATTTCTGACAGCAGAACGCAGGGATATCCCGGATGATTCGGCCACGGTACAATCCAGTACGGATAAGACCGTCTTACGAAAGAGACCTGCGGATACTTAGGATGCAAGCAATGCATGACCGGAAGGTCGTTGGGACCACCACCATGATGCCTTGTTGCGTGGAAAGTTGCATGGTGGGGATACACCGCTATGATGCCCCTGACCGGAAGCGGAATGGGTGGTGACCCAACCACCACCGTGTCCTAATGAATGGGTTTTGTTGAGCCAACCATGGTGGTGAATGTGTTTTTGTCCATATGGTCGATCCGCGAACCGGTAATTGAAGCTTTAGGATCACACCGTCAGAAACAAGGGATTGAATTACACCCGTTAGTTGATCCGTGAATGTGTTTTTGTCCATATGGTTGATCCGTGAACCGGTAATCGAAGCTTTAGGATCACACCGTCAGAAACAAGGGATTGAATTACACCCGTTGAAACTTCCGTAGGGGGATCGGAGTTTTTGGATGAGGGTgccatgtgtgttttcccttttctagatacgtgtgaccttataaacaggttgaatggcaaataaacattataatgaacCTCAGGAAAGTTTCCAGCGAGATGACCCCCACCTGAATTCGCATGGTGTGGTCAGCTTTggatgcttcaattttgagatgatgttataaaatgatgaatggcatgaataaatacatatcacgatgggccacaccaagttgcACTGACTCAGGCTTTCAGGGCATTATGGGAACCACGAGGCTTGTGTTAGACTGCATGgcagatacctcatttcaacacttagaagtcttggtatcgatccctagtgggggtgccTCACCGAAGTGTCAACTgtcagtggggtgtactaacaaccttaaaaaaaaaaaaaaaaaacccaccaggCTTAGTGCTTCTGAAactctagggcccaccgtgttgtatatattttatatctacgTGGTATTACACCGTCTGATAGTTTttataactcattttagggcctgagtcaaaaaataaaacttatctaaatctcaagtggaccacatcacaaattaATGatttgaacgcccaccgttgaaaactttgtaAGGgccacaaattttattttattttttaatcaagctgatatttgtgttttcctttcatgtaGGTtgtatgaccttataaataaattgtattgtaaataaacatctcagtgggctctAGAGAGTTTTTAATGTTAGATATTTAATTAACAGAGCTTcggtggtgtggttcacatgagattttgatctccTTCATTTTCGTAAAACAGATGCTCCTCTATTTGCTATTTGCTGCAATCAAAAAATCCCACCTCAgtttaagtagaccacatcatcACAGGCAGCAACAATGCTGACAACATCAATGACAATGTGCACCCAGattcatagctcaactggcagactgagtggagatacctcgtttcaacacttgaggtcttggtatggatccctagcggcggggtggctaacatggagtgtatgtactgacatgggtgtgtactaacaagctaacccaaaaaaagaaaaaaaaacatcaatgaTAATGTGGGCCGACTAGGATGGAAGAAAGCACTCTGCTTGTGCCAAGCTGAGGACCGGAATGCAAAACAGATAtaccacagtggccccacagtatCCACCGAAGCTGCGTCCCATTTGCACAAACTCAAATCCTGAGGAAACCCAAAAATATATCCTCGAGCCTATTATTCAGTccaaagtagggcccaccattttggaCGGTCTCAACTGAACAGTGGCAAACATAACCCTATAAATCAACACAAACACAAGAGACAAGACACAAGGCCTAAGCAACCCACCCAAACCATGGCAACCAAGCTAACCTTAAAGCTTCTGGTAGAAAAGAGCACAGGCAAGGTGTTTTTTGGAGAGGCTGAAAAAGACTTCGTTGATTTTCTCTTCAGCCTCTTAATAGTTCCAATCGGCTACGCAGCAAAGCTCCTCTCAAAGCAAAACAGGGTAGGTTGCACTGCAACTCTCTGCAAGAGCCTTGAAAATCTCTCTGTTGCTCACCTAGAACCCAACTTTGACAAAAATGCCCTCCTTAACCCTAAGATGTCAATTCCAAATAGCGGTCCAGATCCTTCCCTTCTGTTACAAGATGGCGCTTCCACCATATCAAAGCTCTACTCATGCAGCAGCTGCAACTATCACGGCTATGTTACAGAAGTAGAGGGCACCTTGTGTCCTATTTGCAAGAGGAAAATGGTCGTTGAGGTTTTCAATGTTGGACCTACAACAGCAGCGTCGGGATCGGACGGTGGACGAGGGTGCGTTAAGGGTGTGGCGACTTATATGGTGATGGACGATTTGGTGGTGACTCCCATGTCTACCATTTCAAGCATTGCTGTACTAAACAAGTTGAATGTCAGAGAAGTGAGTGCAGTCGAGGAGAGGGTTGTGGAAGTCGGCATGGATGAGGTATGGCATCTCTCTCTTAATCTGTAAATCTGTGCAAGTGCACCCATCGATCAGTGGTCCAAACCGTTGATTCCGTGGGCCTCATGGAGTTTTTGTTTTATCCAggatgtctatccatttttctagattattttagagcgtaagcccaaaaataggcagatctaaatcttaggtggaccgcaccatgagaaacagtggtgattgaatgctcaccattgaaaactttttggggtcacaagttttggatggtaaataaacattgcaggggcctttaggaagtttttaatggtcagtgttcaatcaccattgttagcattaatgggccacacatgatattAGTTATCTCGGCattgaattgaatgaattggattaaTCAAATGGGCATAAGCATACACCCATTTCATACTCCTCTTTTGTTAGAGAGGTAGAAATGGGTAGTGCTCTTCTACTTCTGGAGGGGGGCGCGGAGGAGACGGATTTGGCAGAGTCGGAAGGAGTTGAAAGTCAGTGGAAAATTACATATGGTATCAGAGCGTGTGATTTCCATATCTGTTGAAGATGCAAAACAACTAGTCAACTGCTGTCCCACCGCACCAATCCCTTCTTTCTCCATGACCGGCTGATCGGCTGTGATCAATGGCACTGTTAATTGCTGATGATGGCTGGCGCCTCGCAAATTCGGGCATGGCAGACAACAAAATCATCCACAGTCAGTGTCAACTTTGTTATGGGTGGCCTTTTGCGGCAATGGAGGTGTTTGGATAGGTGTTTTTACCATGGAAGGTTTTATCAATTGGGGGAGAAGAACTTGCTACTGAGCTTAGAGCTGGACCTGCATATGCAAACTCGGTCCTTGATCAGTTGTGGCAGACTCTAATTGGGGAAGAAGAACTTGCCCAAGATGCTGGTTAATGTTGTTTGGACAAAAATTCTAGAGTTCTATGGATGATAGAATTGAGGAATTCCCCTTACATGGCTACAAAGCAGTTGGGAGATTGCACATGCTAAAAGTCTCACATGGTTGCTCCACTTAAACACGTTGGCCCACTTAATTGGACTCATATGTGGGCAACACATGTAAGATGAATATTTGAATTTGATATAAACCGTTCACCATATGGTTTTCACTATTAATTTTCCAATGTCTTCATCTGTTTATGATCATTGATATGAATTGGTGGTACGGAagaatgaatggtccaaattagAGTCTGGATGTCCATGTGTCGCTTAAGTTTTTTTCAAATCCCAACAGCATCgtcttatttttttttagtgACACCTACCATGAAATTCAtgaaattggatgatcctaacccttttacAGTAggcttttgtttttttcttttttacacaggCACTTACACCCCCACATGCACCCACGCCCCCACACCACTGTCGATTtttaccacaatgggtacttgaacccgtgatctcgtgttgaaactcttgcggTTCTACTATTGAAGCATGAGTAGGCTATTTTGTTACTTCTACCCATTTTTACGAGCCATAGATCAGAGGGTTAGCATCATCAAACTAAACTTAGGTCCCACTTCTACCCACTAATACCCCTATAATATTGATCATATCATGTGAGattcaatattttttatttaattttatcttATTATATTTGATGcatgatttatttttaattatttgttaGGCTTTGGCCCTCCTCAAGGCTTCTTTGGAGTCGAAGACAGTACTCAACGACGTCTTTGGAGCAAAGTTGAAATTGGAGAAAGTGAACTATGATGATTCAGAATTGGTATGGAATTTATAGTAGGGAAGAGCTTGCCGAGGTGCATTGTTGGCATCCGTTGAGCATCTCCCACCGTAAATCAGTGTTATGTGGGAATCCCATGCGCATTTTCTGCTTTGAAATTTCCCAACTAGGAGATGTTAGTTACAAAATATCAtcgtttttatatatatatgtttctaaGCATGTGGGGTTGGAAATGTTTAGGTGTTTGATATCTTTACAAAGAACTATTGCAGTGTGACTCCTTTATTGTAAGAACTTCAATGGAATAGTGGTTGTAAATGTTTCATCTACATGTTGTGGTGATTCCTTCTGCCtatattaagggaaaaaaaaaacaaaaaaaacttagGTGTTGTTGGCACTACGGATTTGGGGGGTTTGAGGGGATTCCAAATCCTCCGGCATTAAAGTAATTGGGGTTTCAAGAagtcccctcaaagagggggtttgaaatccaaggccAAAGCtcggattacatctaaaatcttttcAGGATTTGCATTTATAACATATCTGGCACATTGCCCACTGTTGATatctcaaaacaattagattttcaattgcatcactataattactttaatacgaatAATCTGGGTCGTTCAAAAATTGTCCATGCAAGTCAACGGTTAAAAATAGTTGGTTGGTgactcggatgtgatcttgtgcttgtggctcatctgatact
This window encodes:
- the LOC131243589 gene encoding uncharacterized protein LOC131243589, whose protein sequence is MATKLTLKLLVEKSTGKVFFGEAEKDFVDFLFSLLIVPIGYAAKLLSKQNRVGCTATLCKSLENLSVAHLEPNFDKNALLNPKMSIPNSGPDPSLLLQDGASTISKLYSCSSCNYHGYVTEVEGTLCPICKRKMVVEVFNVGPTTAASGSDGGRGCVKGVATYMVMDDLVVTPMSTISSIAVLNKLNVREVSAVEERVVEVGMDEALALLKASLESKTVLNDVFGAKLKLEKVNYDDSELVWNL